The proteins below come from a single Rickettsia typhi str. Wilmington genomic window:
- a CDS encoding dioxygenase, which yields MKKFIFCFLYLYTLNIFAVSKIAHNKLNSCSITRNIFNNYEPKVFETTNNLLRKTGRLSKFYGEMILIRGKILDQNCVPVTDAKVYLWQAGSGGKYPYEPLKTRVDKRRFTNKSDSSFTGSGIVTTNNKGEYYFISMLPYKSSHYLRTANIRIEHPNLTTLETRLELSDQNMCDNDCGEISPILTETKKNIQSYCFDLVLQGTTLKRY from the coding sequence GTGAAAAAATTCATATTTTGTTTTTTATATTTATATACATTAAACATATTTGCTGTTTCTAAAATTGCCCATAATAAGCTAAATTCTTGTTCAATTACTAGAAATATATTTAATAATTATGAACCAAAAGTTTTTGAGACTACTAATAATTTATTACGAAAAACAGGTAGATTGTCAAAATTTTATGGGGAAATGATATTAATTAGAGGTAAAATATTAGATCAAAATTGTGTACCGGTGACAGATGCGAAGGTTTATTTATGGCAAGCAGGAAGTGGAGGTAAATATCCTTACGAACCTTTAAAAACTAGAGTTGATAAAAGAAGATTTACAAATAAAAGCGATTCAAGTTTTACCGGATCCGGTATTGTCACTACTAATAATAAAGGAGAATATTATTTTATTAGTATGTTGCCTTATAAATCTTCTCATTATTTGAGAACTGCAAACATAAGAATAGAGCATCCAAATCTTACTACTCTTGAAACGCGCTTAGAATTATCTGATCAAAATATGTGTGATAATGACTGTGGTGAAATTAGTCCGATATTGACAGAAACGAAGAAAAATATACAATCTTATTGTTTTGACTTAGTATTGCAAGGTACGACCCTTAAGAGATATTGA
- a CDS encoding TlpA disulfide reductase family protein, whose protein sequence is MTLRNYNKYLIYIIVFLLSIIIFPKIQAKLYEKPKNKLEFLKGSSVPDNIFFFDEEKNQYSLDQFEGKTILLVFWATWSATCVKEMPDFDILQKDFRKLPFSVIPISEDYQDIKIVKEYFKSYHIRYLPIYYDYRNALFKALGIISLPTSILIDSNGKIVTIFVGTTNWYDEKVRDTILSAIPGNYPEPKNSYNEQSLNKPAKHLPQIKNYIIKNEQNNE, encoded by the coding sequence ATGACCTTAAGAAATTATAATAAATATCTTATATATATTATAGTATTTTTATTATCTATAATAATTTTTCCTAAAATTCAAGCTAAGCTCTATGAGAAGCCAAAGAATAAATTAGAATTTTTAAAAGGCTCAAGTGTGCCTGATAATATATTTTTTTTTGATGAAGAAAAAAATCAATATTCTCTTGATCAGTTTGAAGGAAAGACTATATTGTTAGTATTTTGGGCTACTTGGAGTGCTACTTGTGTTAAAGAAATGCCTGACTTTGATATATTGCAAAAAGATTTTAGGAAATTACCTTTTTCAGTAATTCCAATTTCAGAAGATTATCAAGACATAAAAATTGTTAAAGAATATTTTAAAAGCTATCACATAAGATATTTGCCTATTTATTATGATTATAGAAATGCATTATTTAAAGCATTAGGGATTATTAGTTTACCAACTAGTATATTAATAGACTCAAACGGTAAAATAGTAACTATCTTTGTCGGTACTACAAATTGGTATGATGAAAAAGTAAGGGATACTATTTTATCTGCTATTCCTGGAAATTATCCTGAACCTAAAAATAGTTATAATGAGCAATCTTTGAATAAACCGGCTAAACATTTGCCGCAAATAAAAAATTATATAATTAAAAATGAGCAGAATAATGAATGA
- a CDS encoding S49 family peptidase, whose product MNEVNKSTIANAEFDQIITKRQISKLDQLFASVFGDSKEVVAVLRLSGVIGKVSTVQSGLTLESLNELIEKAFKIKKLKALCLIINSPGGSPVQSELIAKRIRDLAKKNKIKVYSFIEDMAASGGYWLACSGDKIYALPSSVIGSIGVISSGFGFHEAINKLGIERRVYTEGKNKAVLDPFKPINKDDLKIIKDLQKQVYEHFIEYVKERRAGKLTQQDEILFNGEFWAGQTALDYGLIDGIGDMYSVMKEKFGDNIKFQYLCAKQPWLKKKLGMGSKVLIEDLVNTVIDTIENKSITDKFNMK is encoded by the coding sequence ATGAATGAAGTCAATAAATCAACTATTGCTAATGCAGAATTTGATCAAATAATAACAAAACGTCAGATAAGTAAATTAGATCAATTATTTGCTTCGGTTTTTGGTGATTCTAAAGAAGTGGTTGCAGTTTTACGACTTAGCGGTGTTATTGGCAAAGTAAGTACTGTGCAATCTGGGCTTACGTTAGAATCGTTAAATGAATTAATAGAAAAAGCTTTTAAAATAAAGAAGTTAAAAGCATTATGTTTAATTATTAATTCTCCAGGCGGTTCTCCTGTACAATCTGAACTTATTGCAAAACGTATCCGTGACCTTGCTAAAAAAAATAAAATAAAAGTTTATAGTTTTATTGAAGATATGGCGGCCTCAGGAGGATATTGGCTTGCTTGTAGTGGAGACAAAATATATGCTTTACCAAGTTCTGTTATCGGTAGTATCGGAGTAATATCAAGCGGATTTGGGTTTCATGAAGCAATTAATAAACTTGGTATTGAACGAAGAGTTTATACAGAAGGAAAAAATAAAGCAGTGCTAGATCCTTTTAAACCTATTAATAAAGATGATCTTAAAATTATTAAAGATTTGCAAAAGCAGGTATATGAACATTTTATAGAATATGTAAAAGAACGTAGAGCGGGTAAGCTAACGCAACAAGATGAGATTTTATTTAATGGTGAATTTTGGGCAGGCCAAACAGCTCTTGATTATGGTTTAATTGATGGCATAGGTGATATGTATAGTGTCATGAAAGAAAAATTTGGTGATAATATTAAGTTTCAATATCTGTGTGCTAAGCAGCCTTGGCTTAAAAAGAAACTTGGTATGGGAAGCAAGGTATTAATAGAAGATCTTGTTAATACTGTAATTGATACGATAGAAAATAAAAGTATTACAGATAAATTTAATATGAAATAA
- the dut gene encoding dUTP diphosphatase, with translation MTIIEVKIKKLENFSGNLPAYATEHSAGVDLIAANEQTILIKVGSIQLIPTGIAIALPDSFEAQIRPRSGLAIKHGITVANSPGTIDADYRGEIKVLLINLGKKDFLIERGMRIAQMIIAKYERVLWAETSILTETMRGRGGFGSTGL, from the coding sequence ATGACGATAATAGAAGTAAAAATTAAGAAATTAGAAAATTTTTCAGGTAATTTGCCAGCATATGCTACAGAGCATAGTGCTGGAGTGGATTTGATAGCTGCAAATGAGCAAACTATACTGATAAAAGTAGGTAGTATACAGCTAATTCCTACAGGTATTGCTATAGCTCTGCCAGACTCATTTGAAGCGCAAATAAGACCTCGTTCAGGGCTTGCAATCAAACACGGCATTACGGTTGCTAATTCACCAGGTACCATTGATGCGGATTATCGAGGTGAAATAAAGGTTCTGCTTATTAATCTAGGTAAAAAAGATTTTTTGATAGAAAGAGGCATGCGAATTGCTCAAATGATAATCGCAAAATATGAACGTGTATTATGGGCAGAAACTAGTATCTTAACGGAAACTATGCGTGGTAGAGGTGGCTTTGGTTCTACGGGTCTGTAA
- a CDS encoding lytic transglycosylase domain-containing protein, with the protein MKIKLLTSIFLLLALKVNANSDSIDNIQQIFTYIDQKKWSQAKDLALAINSTVLTKIVLSQAFLDNKCSDNSFQKIIKFLRENPDWPQNKLLAKRAEEYLNNNTNKKVIFDWFSMHPPLTGKGYKFYAVAAISLVKDHKILSPIIKKAWVYGDFTPEEEKIYYNECSKYLTVNDHLERIEEHLWKSDIRTAQRSLKYVDQGYRNSFKAQIAIISTTSNAEKLFKNVPEKYYTSGLLYRYLDLKKMQKPTKEMIALFKKAKNNRKHFAKWCRIQSYYARAFIDYKDYANSYRMATMRFPVCNKTIREQEWLAGWLSLSFLNKPDQALMHFNKFIKVVKTPISLARGFYWLGRTYEAKGDKQMAKKFYQQASRYSFTFYGQVANIELNRTKLVLPSIPVITSEARKIIENKEIIKAIRLFVKYNQNHLAMIYSKEAIKNTKNQAEIQIIANIIKGCNNTHYMVDVAKIAAQNHAFILDCAFPTPYNLTGLPIASSLTYGIIRQESVFDHKAISCSNAMGLMQLIKGTACDIAKSINMKCDVEQLIKNPAYNIKLGSHYFKKLLDDHKGSYVLSIASYNAGSNNVMKWIEKFGDPRDIKDTRKIIDWIELIPYKETRNYVQRVLENVQIYRVILNNNSNLYFKRDLHACAIVKS; encoded by the coding sequence ATGAAAATAAAATTATTGACTTCTATATTCTTGTTATTAGCGTTAAAAGTAAATGCTAATTCTGATTCTATAGATAATATACAACAAATTTTTACCTATATTGATCAAAAAAAATGGTCGCAAGCTAAAGATCTAGCTCTAGCAATAAATAGTACAGTTTTAACAAAAATTGTATTGTCACAAGCATTTTTAGATAATAAATGTTCAGATAATAGTTTTCAAAAGATAATAAAATTTTTACGAGAGAATCCGGATTGGCCGCAAAATAAGCTGCTTGCAAAAAGAGCAGAGGAATATCTAAATAATAATACAAATAAAAAAGTAATTTTTGATTGGTTTAGTATGCATCCGCCTCTTACCGGTAAAGGTTATAAATTTTATGCAGTCGCAGCAATTAGTTTAGTGAAAGATCATAAGATATTATCGCCTATTATTAAGAAAGCTTGGGTATATGGTGATTTTACGCCTGAAGAAGAAAAGATATATTACAATGAGTGTAGTAAATATTTAACGGTAAATGATCATTTAGAGCGGATAGAAGAGCATTTATGGAAAAGTGATATTAGAACTGCTCAGCGATCACTAAAATATGTAGATCAGGGCTATCGTAATTCTTTTAAAGCACAAATTGCTATTATATCTACAACGTCAAATGCTGAAAAGCTTTTTAAAAATGTTCCTGAAAAATATTATACTTCTGGTTTATTATATCGTTATCTAGATTTAAAAAAAATGCAAAAACCAACAAAGGAAATGATCGCTTTATTTAAGAAAGCTAAAAATAATCGTAAACATTTTGCAAAATGGTGTCGTATTCAGTCTTATTATGCTCGTGCATTCATAGATTATAAGGATTATGCAAATAGCTATAGAATGGCAACAATGCGTTTCCCTGTTTGTAATAAAACCATAAGAGAACAGGAGTGGTTAGCTGGATGGCTTTCTTTAAGTTTTTTAAACAAACCTGATCAAGCATTAATGCATTTTAATAAGTTTATTAAAGTTGTTAAGACTCCTATTAGTCTAGCACGAGGATTTTATTGGCTCGGCCGTACTTATGAAGCAAAAGGCGATAAGCAAATGGCTAAGAAATTTTATCAGCAGGCATCCAGATATTCTTTTACCTTTTATGGACAGGTAGCAAATATTGAATTAAATAGGACCAAGTTAGTTTTACCTTCTATTCCCGTAATAACTTCTGAAGCAAGGAAAATTATCGAAAATAAAGAGATTATTAAAGCAATAAGGTTGTTTGTTAAATATAATCAAAATCACCTAGCTATGATTTATTCTAAAGAAGCAATTAAAAATACTAAAAATCAGGCTGAAATTCAAATAATTGCGAATATTATTAAGGGATGTAATAATACCCATTATATGGTTGATGTGGCAAAAATTGCTGCTCAAAATCATGCTTTTATTCTGGATTGTGCTTTTCCAACTCCGTATAATCTTACTGGTTTGCCAATTGCATCCTCGTTAACTTATGGCATAATTAGGCAAGAATCAGTTTTTGATCATAAGGCAATTAGTTGTTCAAATGCCATGGGGTTAATGCAACTTATTAAAGGTACTGCTTGTGATATTGCAAAATCTATCAATATGAAATGTGATGTAGAGCAGCTTATTAAAAATCCAGCATATAATATTAAACTTGGTTCACATTATTTCAAAAAATTATTAGATGATCATAAAGGTTCTTATGTTTTATCAATTGCTTCTTATAATGCCGGAAGTAATAACGTAATGAAATGGATAGAGAAGTTTGGTGATCCAAGGGATATAAAAGATACAAGAAAAATTATTGACTGGATAGAACTAATTCCGTATAAAGAAACACGAAATTACGTTCAAAGAGTACTTGAAAATGTTCAAATTTATAGGGTAATCTTAAATAATAATAGTAACTTGTATTTTAAGCGTGATTTACATGCTTGTGCTATAGTAAAAAGCTAA
- a CDS encoding LD-carboxypeptidase: MVLKNLSLLIILFFSISVFSVSNSLTNIPITVVATATGADNKTLSDLKNINGLNLQIPTKCFMKDKLPFLASSDEVRFNCLMDALFDKSDNVVWSLRGGYGSARIIPDLLKISKPNKEKFFIGYSDITALHLFLSQEWGWRTIHGSNIADLLKIEKDQGNFTKLGEILKGKVKQVTIDNLIPLNDIAKSSGLVQGKLTGGNLTIVQTSIGTRWQIKAKGKILFLEDTNVAPFRLDRALLHLKQSMLLESVKAIIFGSFGKDIDATMLVLRNFAYSLNIPVFKTNRFGHEQINDPIIYNTNSKIIMSKHKGFKLIMEL, from the coding sequence ATGGTTCTTAAAAACTTATCTTTACTAATAATATTATTCTTTTCAATATCAGTGTTTTCTGTTAGTAATAGTCTAACAAATATCCCGATTACAGTTGTGGCTACTGCTACAGGTGCTGATAATAAGACGTTATCAGATTTAAAAAATATTAATGGATTAAATTTACAAATTCCTACTAAATGTTTTATGAAAGATAAATTACCCTTTCTTGCTAGTAGTGACGAAGTGAGATTTAATTGTTTGATGGATGCGTTATTTGATAAGTCAGATAATGTAGTATGGAGTTTACGAGGTGGTTATGGCTCTGCTCGAATAATTCCTGATTTACTCAAGATTTCAAAACCAAATAAAGAAAAATTTTTTATAGGATATAGCGATATAACAGCATTACATCTTTTCTTATCACAAGAATGGGGATGGAGAACAATTCACGGAAGTAATATAGCAGATCTATTAAAGATAGAAAAAGATCAAGGTAATTTTACCAAGCTTGGTGAAATATTAAAAGGTAAAGTAAAGCAAGTAACTATAGATAATTTAATACCTCTTAACGATATAGCAAAATCAAGTGGTCTTGTGCAAGGCAAATTAACAGGAGGTAACTTAACTATTGTGCAGACTAGTATCGGTACACGATGGCAAATTAAGGCTAAAGGTAAAATTCTTTTTTTAGAAGATACGAATGTAGCCCCTTTTAGATTAGATCGTGCGCTTTTACACTTAAAACAATCAATGTTACTGGAGAGTGTTAAGGCTATAATATTTGGTTCATTTGGTAAAGATATTGATGCAACAATGTTAGTACTTCGTAATTTTGCATATAGTTTGAATATACCAGTATTTAAAACAAATAGATTTGGTCATGAGCAAATTAATGATCCAATTATTTATAATACGAATAGTAAGATTATTATGTCGAAGCATAAAGGATTTAAGTTAATTATGGAACTATAG